Genomic DNA from Paucilactobacillus hokkaidonensis JCM 18461:
CTATTTAGGATTATTAGTCGGTTGTATGCGATGCAACAAGATGTTTCCACTAACAAACAGGTTAGACGGTTTGAACAATTTGGAATTGAACTATGTCGGGTGACTCTTAACCATGAAACTGGAGTTTATCAGCTAGTTGAGTACAGGCCATATCATGAGTTCGAATTTGATGATCTAGATTTGGTGGCAATTGAAGTGTATGAATGCTTAGCGGACATGCAATTAACATTTTAATCATTTTTATGCAAAAACTGCTTGACGGACTATTATATGCTTTGGTATGATTGTTCTTGTCGCTGAGGCGATTAACTAAAATAAAGCTTTAAAAGATTGATAAATTTTCGTTGACACTGGATCGTCAAAATGGTAACCTAGTATACGTTGCTTAGGGCTTTTAAGCAACAAAGTAGACCTTTGAAAACT
This window encodes:
- a CDS encoding YkuJ family protein is translated as MQESKLFRIISRLYAMQQDVSTNKQVRRFEQFGIELCRVTLNHETGVYQLVEYRPYHEFEFDDLDLVAIEVYECLADMQLTF